In Symmachiella dynata, the following are encoded in one genomic region:
- the eat gene encoding ethanolamine permease, translated as MDTKKPGVVSYDQVGDEYLQNRKLRKSAGWILLWALGVGAVISGDYYGWQFGLAQGFKALAIATVLMAAMYVCIVFTIAELSAALPHAGGFFSFTRNAFGPTGGFICGLTDTIEYVITPAVIVVGIGGYVNKLVFGDSTPPDGITFFWWFLFYAVFVAVNIRGVELTLKIGLLITGIAAAVLIMFYISAVSSGAFSWENLQRFTPHETKASSWLPSGTWHIFAALPAAMWFYLAIEQLPLAAEEAHDAVNDMPKALIWGMLTLLILSMCTLVLNTGVISNPQEFSESEAPLADGLSEVFGIGAGMRLLTLVSLTGLIASFHGIIYAYGRVLFALSRAGYFPRWMSLTGKNHTPYVAIILGAGIGFACAVVIQFAGDDSLVGKSLLSMAVFGAVISYAMVMLSFIKLRITRPNMPRPYRSPLGIPGAVVGLVLSLIALLATFDDKAARPGVWGVAIFVFVGIVYFFLYSRHHLVAQAPEEEDALIAQAEHELSH; from the coding sequence ATGGACACCAAGAAACCGGGCGTTGTCAGTTACGATCAAGTCGGCGACGAGTATCTGCAAAACCGCAAGCTGCGCAAATCGGCGGGGTGGATTTTGTTGTGGGCCTTGGGGGTGGGAGCGGTTATTTCCGGCGATTATTACGGCTGGCAATTTGGTTTGGCGCAAGGGTTTAAAGCACTGGCGATTGCTACGGTTTTGATGGCCGCCATGTATGTTTGCATCGTGTTCACGATTGCCGAACTCTCTGCTGCGCTGCCGCATGCAGGGGGATTTTTCTCATTCACCCGCAATGCCTTTGGTCCAACGGGCGGATTTATTTGTGGCCTGACTGACACGATCGAATACGTGATCACACCAGCTGTGATCGTTGTCGGTATCGGCGGGTACGTCAACAAACTCGTGTTCGGCGACAGCACGCCGCCGGATGGGATCACCTTTTTCTGGTGGTTTTTGTTTTATGCGGTCTTCGTGGCCGTTAATATTCGTGGCGTGGAATTGACGTTGAAAATCGGCTTGTTGATCACCGGTATCGCTGCGGCAGTTTTGATTATGTTTTATATCAGCGCTGTGTCGTCCGGTGCATTCAGTTGGGAGAATTTGCAAAGATTCACTCCCCACGAGACAAAAGCATCTTCGTGGCTGCCTTCGGGGACTTGGCATATTTTTGCGGCATTACCTGCGGCCATGTGGTTCTACTTAGCGATCGAACAACTCCCACTCGCTGCGGAGGAAGCCCACGATGCCGTCAACGACATGCCCAAAGCATTGATTTGGGGGATGTTGACGTTGCTCATCCTGTCAATGTGCACGCTGGTTCTTAATACCGGAGTCATTTCCAATCCGCAGGAATTTTCGGAATCGGAAGCTCCTTTGGCGGACGGGTTGAGCGAAGTCTTCGGAATTGGTGCCGGGATGCGGCTTTTGACGCTCGTATCCCTAACCGGTCTGATCGCCAGTTTTCACGGCATCATCTACGCCTACGGGCGCGTGTTGTTTGCCCTGTCCCGCGCCGGCTATTTTCCACGGTGGATGTCACTCACCGGGAAAAACCATACTCCGTATGTCGCCATCATACTGGGGGCCGGGATAGGTTTTGCTTGCGCCGTAGTGATTCAATTCGCCGGCGACGACAGTTTGGTCGGCAAGTCGCTGCTGAGCATGGCGGTCTTCGGCGCCGTGATTTCTTACGCGATGGTCATGCTCAGTTTTATTAAACTCCGCATCACCCGTCCGAACATGCCGCGTCCCTATCGCAGCCCGTTGGGTATTCCCGGAGCCGTGGTGGGATTGGTGCTGTCGCTGATCGCACTGCTGGCCACCTTCGATGACAAAGCGGCCCGCCCCGGTGTGTGGGGGGTGGCGATCTTTGTGTTCGTGGGGATTGTGTATTTCTTCCTCTACAGCCGGCATCACCTCGTCGCCCAAGCCCCGGAAGAAGAGGACGCTCTGATTGCTCAAGCGGAACATGAATTGTCGCATTAG
- a CDS encoding NAD(P)/FAD-dependent oxidoreductase, with amino-acid sequence MSLKITNLRLPVEAPEESLRSAAAELLGVGDEEIRQWRILRKSLDARSRNRMEFVYSTVVDLADETALLARQSGGEAVTQFSDPVFVEPSSGPEPLPQRPVVVGSGPAGLLAGYYLAQRGYCPIILERGQAVKPRVKAIRDFDSGGAFDRENNYLFGEGGAGTFSDGKLTCRMSGPDVDWVLEQLVECGGKPSIRYEHRPHLGSNRLPMLVRNFRRKIEALGGEYRFGCQMEGLDINDGVVRGLQTSSGYLPTRAVVLGIGHSARDSYHMLHELGVPMRAKAFQLGLRIEQPQDQINRRKYGKESYYDLLGAADYNLVARGQKDLFTFCMCAGGSIIPSVSEPEMFCTNGMSNSRHDTPFANSGLVVTLEPEEMGSNHPLAGVEVQRKYEAIAYEIGRRDYLCPVQTAEDFLADRRPHGRPPVCSYQRGSVSANLSEVLPPVILKAVRSGLKVMDKKWRGQFLENAVLVGPEMRGSSPVRIDRDRESYQTPGIAGLYPAGEGAGYAGGIISAAVDGLRCAKAIVSQFAVLEK; translated from the coding sequence ATGTCCCTGAAAATCACCAATCTCCGTCTCCCTGTCGAGGCTCCTGAAGAATCGCTCCGTAGTGCGGCGGCGGAATTGTTGGGGGTGGGCGATGAGGAGATTCGCCAGTGGCGGATTTTGCGGAAAAGCTTGGATGCGCGGTCGCGAAATCGGATGGAGTTTGTGTATTCGACCGTCGTGGACTTGGCGGACGAAACGGCGCTGTTGGCGCGGCAAAGCGGCGGGGAAGCGGTGACGCAGTTCAGCGATCCGGTCTTCGTCGAGCCATCGTCGGGGCCGGAACCGTTGCCGCAGCGGCCGGTGGTCGTGGGGTCGGGGCCGGCTGGATTGTTGGCCGGGTATTATTTGGCACAGCGGGGTTATTGCCCGATCATTTTAGAACGGGGCCAAGCGGTCAAACCGCGCGTGAAAGCGATTCGCGATTTCGATTCCGGGGGCGCGTTTGATCGCGAGAACAATTACCTGTTCGGCGAAGGGGGAGCGGGGACGTTCAGCGATGGGAAACTGACCTGTCGCATGAGCGGGCCGGATGTCGATTGGGTGTTGGAGCAACTTGTGGAGTGCGGCGGCAAGCCGTCGATCCGCTACGAACACCGCCCCCACCTGGGAAGCAACCGGCTGCCGATGTTGGTGCGCAACTTTCGCCGCAAGATCGAAGCCCTGGGAGGTGAATATCGTTTCGGTTGCCAGATGGAGGGGCTGGACATCAACGACGGTGTTGTTCGCGGCCTGCAAACTTCGAGCGGCTATTTACCGACGCGGGCGGTCGTGTTGGGCATCGGGCATAGCGCGCGGGATAGCTATCACATGTTGCACGAACTGGGCGTGCCAATGCGTGCCAAGGCGTTTCAATTGGGACTGCGAATCGAACAACCGCAGGACCAAATCAATCGCCGCAAATACGGCAAGGAATCATACTACGACCTGCTCGGTGCTGCCGATTACAATCTCGTCGCCCGCGGCCAAAAGGATCTGTTTACGTTCTGCATGTGCGCGGGTGGCTCGATTATTCCCAGCGTGTCGGAACCGGAGATGTTCTGTACCAACGGCATGAGCAATTCTCGGCACGACACACCCTTCGCCAACAGCGGACTGGTCGTCACGCTTGAGCCTGAGGAAATGGGGAGCAACCATCCACTGGCCGGCGTCGAAGTGCAGCGTAAGTACGAAGCAATCGCCTATGAGATTGGCCGTCGCGATTATCTCTGCCCGGTGCAAACCGCGGAGGATTTTTTAGCCGACCGTCGCCCACACGGCCGCCCGCCGGTCTGTTCCTACCAGCGCGGCTCTGTCTCGGCCAACCTGTCGGAAGTCCTCCCCCCGGTGATCCTCAAAGCCGTCCGCAGCGGGCTAAAAGTGATGGACAAAAAATGGCGCGGCCAGTTCCTGGAAAACGCCGTGCTGGTCGGCCCCGAAATGCGCGGTAGCTCTCCCGTGCGTATCGACCGAGATCGCGAGAGTTACCAAACCCCAGGCATCGCCGGCCTCTATCCCGCCGGCGAGGGAGCAGGGTATGCCGGTGGAATCATCAGCGCCGCTGTCGATGGTTTGCGGTGTGCGAAGGCCATCGTGTCGCAGTTTGCGGTCTTGGAGAAGTGA
- a CDS encoding HEAT repeat domain-containing protein, producing MRSFYLTASLLVVISPLIGCGGGGGSDKDDSIQQVGVDTRYVLPDAIFAAVINVRQIHESPVWEDHPQHLKWSDSFLEAFSYAQMDLKSGDFGGDIRPENINRIVLSVGFRPEDATTKIPVALVAHFKEAHADIETIEQFWGLAGDPDSIQKKAIGAASYYFVHPKKYLSEAMFVHFPDKRTAVVVNNEKILQAFIAENSDVTSPITEKLPDLDLGPDATFLLAIDDKQRDIINTFINIYGRMTSGKFLGNLPEGLQEASLAGSLSPDLELQASCQFVDSEIATAANTSFTGWTQNCLSVVSTALGENNPPVSAELRKEVLAIQKLLSGLQSDQNGSRVDIQSSNTDGIDGLDAMAAFTKLKLAAVESDRKRFLARVDYEKSHPRGFSSPANLKYVLPNATLGVAINVHQAMQSPVWENNTEVKMYLPMLQALLPNLSESGLNPSNIAQVFASIEPADGPDISRSSVSVVLQLKSPHAGEGLVEQFTKSKGQESKINKLQFNGQSYFNLDPNSPLGRQLFLHFPDENTILFAGPTEQVIQQVLKQDASPDSPLATTLNTADMTHDIVFVAIADDQIRDFLRRVSAMYLGDEMTGLLKRAENAVVSGTFSPNARYEAALTFSDEKAATDMRTVLLNKLQSVKSTVETRIEKLKPLPDVNMQKQVMPELKAFIDGVRSEQTGKTTRFFVVGLDNMNLIKVREAEKWLAWGVDDNDEDSSEENSYGSRSNESDPEDIESTIKDRVQYHIDHLTKEKYKSFGPELRVSFCEALGKRGAHAKAALPHLQKIADDADEDESVRKAAAQAIKDINSDMEQN from the coding sequence ATGCGTTCATTTTATCTGACTGCGAGTCTGTTGGTAGTGATTTCGCCCCTCATCGGGTGTGGTGGCGGTGGCGGTAGCGACAAGGACGATTCCATACAGCAAGTTGGCGTGGATACCAGATACGTTCTACCAGACGCGATATTTGCCGCGGTGATCAATGTACGGCAGATACACGAGTCACCGGTGTGGGAGGATCATCCCCAACACTTGAAATGGTCTGATTCATTCTTAGAGGCTTTCAGCTACGCGCAAATGGATCTGAAGTCTGGTGATTTTGGAGGAGACATCCGGCCAGAGAATATCAACCGTATCGTCTTGAGTGTGGGGTTTAGACCAGAAGATGCCACGACTAAAATTCCGGTCGCATTGGTTGCGCACTTCAAAGAAGCTCATGCTGATATTGAAACCATCGAACAATTTTGGGGACTTGCGGGTGATCCCGATTCAATTCAGAAAAAAGCAATTGGTGCCGCATCTTATTATTTCGTTCATCCAAAAAAGTATCTTTCAGAGGCGATGTTCGTTCACTTCCCGGATAAACGGACCGCCGTTGTTGTGAACAACGAAAAAATACTGCAGGCATTCATCGCAGAGAATTCCGATGTCACTTCACCAATTACAGAGAAGCTTCCAGATCTTGATCTTGGTCCCGACGCAACATTTCTGTTGGCGATAGACGACAAGCAAAGGGACATTATTAACACCTTTATTAACATCTATGGGAGAATGACTTCAGGGAAATTTCTAGGGAACTTGCCTGAAGGACTGCAAGAAGCGTCTCTCGCCGGATCACTTTCACCAGATTTAGAATTACAAGCCTCATGCCAATTCGTTGATTCGGAAATTGCCACCGCTGCGAATACATCCTTTACTGGATGGACGCAGAATTGTCTGTCCGTCGTATCCACTGCGCTGGGGGAAAATAATCCGCCCGTTTCAGCGGAGTTGAGAAAAGAAGTACTCGCGATCCAAAAATTACTGAGCGGACTTCAGTCCGACCAGAATGGCAGCCGAGTCGACATCCAAAGTTCAAATACTGATGGCATCGACGGCCTAGATGCCATGGCGGCTTTTACAAAGTTAAAACTCGCGGCTGTAGAATCTGACCGCAAGAGATTCCTAGCACGAGTGGATTATGAAAAATCCCATCCCCGCGGTTTCTCGTCACCCGCCAATTTGAAATACGTGCTGCCAAACGCCACATTAGGCGTTGCCATCAACGTGCACCAAGCCATGCAGTCACCTGTCTGGGAAAACAACACTGAAGTCAAAATGTACCTTCCCATGCTTCAGGCTCTTCTTCCCAACTTATCAGAGAGCGGGCTGAACCCGTCAAACATTGCTCAGGTTTTCGCGAGCATCGAACCGGCTGACGGGCCGGACATCTCAAGATCGTCGGTATCTGTTGTCCTGCAGCTCAAATCGCCGCATGCGGGTGAAGGTTTAGTGGAGCAATTCACAAAATCAAAGGGGCAAGAAAGCAAAATCAACAAATTGCAGTTTAATGGCCAATCTTATTTTAATCTTGACCCCAATAGCCCGCTGGGACGTCAGTTGTTTCTTCATTTCCCAGACGAAAATACAATCCTATTCGCTGGTCCAACGGAACAAGTGATACAGCAAGTTCTAAAACAAGACGCGTCACCCGATTCACCATTAGCCACAACGCTTAACACCGCTGATATGACACACGACATCGTATTTGTCGCTATCGCCGACGATCAAATTCGTGACTTCCTACGTAGAGTGTCTGCTATGTACTTGGGCGATGAAATGACCGGGCTGCTAAAACGTGCGGAAAACGCTGTCGTGTCCGGCACCTTTTCACCGAATGCTCGATACGAAGCCGCTCTTACGTTTAGCGATGAAAAAGCCGCTACGGATATGCGCACAGTCCTGTTGAATAAACTTCAGAGTGTCAAATCCACAGTCGAAACACGCATTGAGAAACTCAAGCCACTGCCGGATGTGAACATGCAAAAGCAAGTCATGCCGGAATTGAAAGCATTTATTGATGGTGTGCGTTCGGAGCAGACAGGAAAAACTACGCGATTCTTTGTTGTCGGTTTGGACAACATGAACCTGATCAAAGTGCGCGAAGCTGAAAAATGGCTAGCCTGGGGTGTTGACGATAACGATGAAGATTCATCGGAGGAGAATTCCTATGGCAGTCGGTCAAACGAATCCGATCCAGAGGATATCGAATCAACGATTAAGGACCGAGTCCAATACCATATTGACCACCTCACCAAGGAGAAATACAAATCGTTTGGGCCGGAACTTCGAGTCTCTTTTTGTGAAGCCCTAGGCAAAAGGGGAGCACATGCCAAAGCAGCCCTGCCCCATCTTCAAAAAATTGCCGATGATGCGGACGAAGACGAGTCGGTCCGCAAAGCCGCGGCACAGGCGATTAAAGATATCAATTCCGACATGGAACAAAATTAG
- a CDS encoding GNAT family N-acetyltransferase has product MERTIRQYVDKDLEGVLSSWEAATRLAHPFLTEEFLAQERHNIPNMYLPNADTWVVEQDGTVIGFIALIGNEVGAIFVQPDFHSTGAGRALMDQARDLHSVLEVEVFRANAIGRKFYDNYGFQPLSESVHEPTGQELLRLKYTAERAA; this is encoded by the coding sequence ATGGAACGCACAATTCGCCAATACGTCGATAAAGACTTAGAGGGTGTACTCTCCTCTTGGGAGGCAGCGACGCGGTTGGCGCATCCGTTTTTGACCGAGGAGTTCCTCGCCCAAGAACGGCACAACATTCCTAACATGTATCTACCGAACGCCGACACTTGGGTCGTTGAACAGGACGGCACCGTGATCGGATTCATCGCCCTGATCGGCAACGAAGTCGGCGCGATTTTCGTACAACCCGACTTCCACAGCACCGGCGCCGGCCGCGCCTTGATGGACCAAGCACGGGACTTACACAGTGTCCTCGAGGTCGAAGTCTTCCGCGCGAACGCCATCGGTCGTAAATTCTACGACAACTACGGCTTCCAACCCTTGAGCGAATCGGTACACGAACCCACGGGGCAGGAATTGTTACGGTTGAAGTACACAGCAGAACGGGCAGCTTGA
- a CDS encoding leucine-rich repeat domain-containing protein, with amino-acid sequence MADTATQLPKTKRRARWPYFLAAAAVLAVISIKWLVPIGMEQRALAVIRAECPRVGIQIPSTTPPAPPPGASALSLLTHSTWMLSARKSTNLDADYVGPDFLREWTGHEFLRVRMIEGSAEDLRPAADQLHWLQDVVDVDLFGLEDEDAAYIGQLPRVKSLNLRSPFITDAGLSRFGEITNLRRLILPHAYINGRGFKAFSSMEQLEELDLTNTQLNDEGLGYVCKLNGLKSLQFVGTRVTDDGLVHLKNLPRLESLMLLGLPITDNGLKHLSDLKQLKTLSLLETKVTDAGLPYLLTLDNLEDLDLSETAVTLDGVRQLQVLHNLCRLRLGGFGMTNAQRDELQQALPGCEVTRY; translated from the coding sequence ATGGCAGACACAGCGACTCAATTGCCGAAGACGAAACGCCGCGCGCGCTGGCCATATTTTCTGGCCGCAGCAGCGGTGTTGGCGGTGATCAGCATCAAGTGGCTGGTGCCGATCGGCATGGAGCAACGGGCGCTTGCGGTGATTCGTGCGGAGTGTCCGAGAGTAGGGATCCAAATTCCATCAACAACTCCGCCCGCGCCACCACCCGGGGCATCCGCGCTCTCTCTCTTAACACATTCAACGTGGATGTTATCTGCAAGGAAATCTACGAATCTGGATGCCGATTATGTTGGTCCGGATTTTCTTAGAGAGTGGACGGGTCACGAATTTCTGCGGGTACGAATGATCGAGGGCTCGGCCGAAGATTTGCGTCCGGCGGCCGATCAGTTGCATTGGCTGCAAGACGTTGTCGATGTCGATTTGTTCGGCCTGGAGGACGAGGACGCCGCCTACATCGGGCAATTACCAAGGGTCAAGTCGTTGAACCTCCGCTCGCCATTTATCACAGATGCGGGTCTATCGAGGTTTGGTGAAATTACAAATTTGCGCAGGCTGATCCTGCCTCACGCCTACATCAATGGTCGCGGATTCAAGGCCTTCTCGTCTATGGAACAGTTGGAAGAATTGGACCTGACGAACACGCAGTTGAACGACGAAGGGCTAGGTTACGTTTGCAAGTTGAACGGACTCAAATCATTGCAATTTGTGGGCACACGCGTGACGGACGACGGTCTAGTCCACTTGAAGAATCTGCCGCGACTGGAATCGCTCATGCTCTTGGGGTTGCCCATTACAGACAACGGCTTAAAACATCTGTCGGATCTGAAGCAACTCAAAACGTTGAGCTTGTTGGAAACCAAGGTCACCGATGCCGGACTGCCCTATCTACTTACTCTCGACAACTTGGAAGACCTCGACCTGTCCGAAACCGCAGTGACGCTCGACGGCGTGCGGCAGTTACAGGTCCTCCACAACCTGTGCCGCCTACGACTGGGAGGCTTTGGGATGACCAATGCCCAACGCGACGAACTGCAACAAGCCTTGCCGGGCTGCGAAGTGACGCGTTATTGA
- a CDS encoding sulfatase has translation MSFRCMATLCVLLLGVSCDLPAVPPNVVLVMCDDLGWGDTGFNGNTVIKTPHLDAMARAGLKLNRFYSAAPVCSPTRGSVLTGRHPYRYGILTANSGHMTPQELTLAELLREQGYTTGHFGKWHLGTMTKTIRDSNRGGPKHVAHFSPPQNNGFDRCFSTEAKVPTFDPMLKPHGKASGKGWNYLQDRAAAVPYGTRYWNQRGEVVTENLEGDDARVIMDRAVPFITQAAEQQKPFFVVVWFHTPHLPVVAGPDHAKLYAEYDDFPRNYYGCITAMDEQVGRLRQTLRDLNVADNTLVTFCSDNGPEGQAKTSPGSAGPYRGRKRDLYEGGVRVPGLIEWPAKIAAGRVSDYPAVTSDYLPTILELLGVQIPTERAIDGASLLPLIEKNVTERPRPIGFQHHDALAWTDNRYKLINNTRKRKRDSNGKPLRPPVFELYDILADPEEVHNIAAEHPEIVERMQAELLAWQASCKPVDSRQ, from the coding sequence ATGTCGTTTCGCTGTATGGCAACTCTGTGCGTGTTGTTGCTGGGTGTTTCCTGCGATTTGCCAGCCGTCCCACCGAACGTTGTGCTTGTCATGTGCGACGATCTGGGTTGGGGGGATACCGGTTTTAACGGAAATACGGTGATCAAGACTCCGCACCTGGATGCGATGGCGCGGGCCGGTTTGAAGCTGAATCGATTTTATTCCGCAGCGCCGGTCTGTAGCCCCACACGGGGATCGGTGCTGACCGGGCGGCATCCGTACCGTTATGGAATCTTGACTGCCAACAGTGGTCACATGACACCACAGGAATTGACGTTGGCGGAACTGCTACGCGAACAGGGATACACCACCGGACATTTCGGCAAATGGCATTTGGGGACCATGACCAAAACGATTCGCGATTCCAATCGCGGAGGGCCGAAACATGTGGCACATTTTTCACCGCCACAGAACAACGGATTTGATCGTTGCTTCAGTACCGAGGCCAAAGTCCCCACGTTTGACCCGATGCTCAAACCGCACGGCAAGGCATCTGGCAAAGGCTGGAACTACCTGCAGGATCGCGCCGCTGCCGTTCCCTATGGGACGCGGTATTGGAATCAACGCGGCGAGGTCGTGACCGAGAATCTTGAAGGAGACGATGCGCGGGTCATTATGGATCGCGCGGTGCCGTTTATCACTCAAGCTGCCGAACAACAGAAACCGTTCTTCGTCGTCGTCTGGTTTCACACCCCGCACCTGCCAGTCGTTGCCGGTCCGGACCATGCCAAGTTGTATGCCGAGTACGATGACTTTCCACGGAACTATTACGGCTGCATCACGGCGATGGATGAACAAGTCGGGCGGTTGCGGCAGACTCTGCGGGATTTGAACGTGGCAGACAATACGTTGGTGACGTTTTGTTCCGACAACGGCCCGGAGGGTCAAGCGAAAACATCCCCCGGTTCGGCCGGTCCGTATCGCGGCCGCAAACGCGATTTGTACGAAGGGGGCGTCCGTGTGCCGGGGCTGATCGAATGGCCCGCAAAGATCGCCGCTGGCAGGGTGAGCGATTATCCAGCGGTCACCAGCGACTACCTGCCAACGATTTTGGAATTGCTCGGCGTACAAATCCCCACCGAGCGCGCGATCGACGGCGCAAGCCTGTTGCCGCTGATCGAAAAAAACGTCACCGAGCGACCCAGACCCATCGGTTTTCAACACCACGATGCATTGGCCTGGACGGACAATCGCTACAAGCTCATCAACAACACTCGAAAACGCAAGCGCGACTCGAACGGCAAACCACTCCGGCCACCGGTATTTGAATTGTACGACATCCTGGCCGATCCGGAGGAAGTCCACAACATCGCCGCTGAACATCCGGAAATCGTGGAGCGGATGCAAGCGGAGTTGCTGGCGTGGCAGGCATCGTGCAAACCGGTCGACAGTCGGCAGTAG
- a CDS encoding Gfo/Idh/MocA family protein: protein MSIITRRRFLQTSTAAAGASLLLTGTQASGKVNGANDRVRIAVAGLNGRGKSHLQGWLGQKNVEVAYVIDPDQDVLDRTLKALAEKGVTNVKGAADVREALEDKNVDAISVATPNHWHSLITIWAAQHGKHVYVEKPMSHDIAEGRVAVEAQKKYGVVVQHGTQRRSNAQLAGLVKEIQDGKFGKLKISYGYCCKPRNGIGQKSPTTPPSNLNWDLWKGPAQIDQYHPNFVHYNWHWFWETGNGDMNNQGTHQLDVARWALDEDQTHPVRVMGMGGRFQWNDQGETPNTMFAVAEYPNGQYVYFNVRNVNYKNYKKQVLNEYYFEDGGKILPNPQAKHREGGDYWKYFAKGDTQGEVLTVADGDVTPGGNWGAFIAAVREGNPDMANGNALDAHYGCVLGHIMNNSYRLGVDVPFNSKAGKFGENTDAYEHFTALHDIMSKDVGLSAEDNKYTVGPWLTFDGAKERHTGDHAEAANSLLKDANTTGFEIPLLASL from the coding sequence ATGTCGATCATCACTCGCCGACGTTTTTTACAGACTTCGACCGCCGCAGCGGGCGCTTCGCTGTTGCTGACCGGCACGCAAGCGTCCGGTAAGGTCAATGGAGCCAATGATCGGGTGCGAATCGCCGTCGCCGGTTTGAATGGTCGCGGCAAAAGCCACCTGCAAGGTTGGCTGGGACAAAAGAACGTCGAAGTCGCTTACGTCATCGACCCCGATCAAGACGTCTTGGATCGCACGCTGAAAGCGCTTGCTGAAAAAGGTGTCACCAACGTCAAAGGCGCCGCTGATGTCCGGGAAGCCTTGGAAGATAAAAACGTCGACGCCATCTCCGTTGCCACCCCCAACCATTGGCACTCGCTGATCACGATTTGGGCGGCGCAACACGGCAAACATGTCTACGTTGAAAAACCGATGAGCCACGACATTGCTGAAGGCCGGGTCGCTGTCGAAGCCCAGAAAAAATACGGCGTCGTCGTGCAACACGGCACGCAGCGTCGCAGCAACGCACAGCTTGCCGGACTGGTCAAAGAAATCCAGGACGGCAAATTCGGCAAACTGAAAATCTCCTACGGATATTGCTGTAAGCCGCGGAATGGCATTGGACAGAAGAGTCCGACCACACCGCCATCGAACTTGAATTGGGATCTGTGGAAAGGCCCGGCACAGATTGACCAATATCACCCCAATTTCGTGCACTACAACTGGCACTGGTTCTGGGAAACCGGCAACGGTGACATGAACAACCAGGGGACGCACCAATTGGACGTCGCCCGCTGGGCACTCGACGAAGATCAAACGCACCCCGTTCGCGTGATGGGCATGGGCGGCCGGTTCCAATGGAACGACCAAGGCGAAACCCCCAACACGATGTTCGCCGTCGCCGAATATCCCAACGGACAGTACGTCTACTTCAATGTCCGGAACGTGAACTATAAGAATTACAAAAAGCAGGTCCTCAACGAGTACTACTTCGAGGATGGCGGAAAGATTCTCCCCAACCCGCAAGCGAAACATCGCGAAGGGGGCGACTACTGGAAGTACTTTGCCAAAGGCGATACCCAAGGCGAAGTGCTGACTGTCGCGGATGGTGATGTCACGCCCGGCGGCAACTGGGGCGCCTTCATTGCCGCCGTCCGCGAAGGAAACCCGGACATGGCCAACGGCAACGCCCTGGATGCCCACTACGGCTGCGTGCTGGGCCACATCATGAACAACTCGTATCGCTTGGGTGTGGACGTTCCGTTCAACAGCAAAGCGGGTAAGTTCGGTGAAAATACCGATGCCTACGAGCACTTCACGGCTCTGCACGACATCATGAGCAAAGACGTGGGACTGTCCGCCGAGGACAACAAATACACCGTTGGTCCCTGGTTGACCTTCGACGGTGCCAAGGAACGTCACACCGGCGATCATGCCGAAGCGGCCAATTCCTTGCTGAAAGACGCCAACACGACCGGCTTCGAAATCCCGCTGTTAGCGAGCCTCTAA